From Brevibacillus marinus, a single genomic window includes:
- a CDS encoding TIGR02677 family protein, whose translation MSDQHPYRTYKPLLEAKYLAQDNSYRYRTILRYFYEQQQRYRNRLEPDEILRAVRERLDPQDAQSYTEELLQQDLQQLYEWGNLNRRQSGKVSKIEEFKKKRYWYQATPYTIRLERLVEELESLGDSYGGSLEVSQFEKLIQTLQQLTQIADESFQSPDQRPLYQIESWTAERLHQWWTDLNDQFTRVTNNAQDFLAELNSVQVEDAMMTEQFMVYKETVIDYLRRFMLGLQRSSYQIEGTLSRVSQDVLDKIFAKIAQYELTIPHFAKTPLSEETLIQRYREQWSGIGSWFRGDGSGRGSQLEDLQRETTEAIRRIARYAQRLGERQLNMRSRKADYLHLANWFAQLSDLNEAHSLAAAVFGASQTRHLWVETAKTTEDIHSSIWETKPSDLELKPRRQGYRERTKASKIEEKKREKQVVLQAYLEQKAAEQALLRDVFAGDRVVLDELPVLQPFIRQTLLGWISRGLASPHREGKTEDGRRFKLIDPGAGERVQIQCTDGVLEMPNYVIFFLDSGKEKQK comes from the coding sequence TTGTCCGATCAGCATCCCTATCGCACCTACAAACCGTTGCTGGAAGCCAAGTATCTCGCGCAAGACAATTCCTATCGTTACCGCACCATCTTGCGCTATTTCTACGAACAGCAGCAGCGGTACCGCAACCGGCTGGAACCGGATGAGATCCTCAGGGCCGTACGCGAACGGTTAGACCCGCAGGATGCCCAATCTTACACTGAAGAACTGCTGCAGCAAGATTTGCAGCAGTTGTACGAATGGGGCAATCTGAACCGCAGACAGTCGGGGAAAGTGAGCAAGATCGAGGAGTTCAAGAAAAAGCGTTACTGGTATCAGGCGACTCCGTATACAATCCGCCTCGAACGTCTTGTCGAAGAACTGGAAAGTCTGGGGGATTCTTATGGCGGCTCCCTGGAAGTCTCTCAGTTCGAGAAGTTGATCCAGACGTTGCAGCAGCTGACGCAAATTGCTGATGAATCGTTTCAGAGTCCGGATCAACGGCCGCTTTACCAGATTGAGAGCTGGACGGCCGAGCGACTGCACCAGTGGTGGACGGATTTGAACGACCAGTTTACCAGAGTAACCAACAATGCCCAGGATTTTCTGGCAGAACTGAACAGCGTGCAAGTGGAAGACGCGATGATGACCGAGCAATTCATGGTCTACAAAGAAACCGTGATCGATTATTTGCGCAGGTTCATGTTGGGGCTGCAGCGCAGTTCGTACCAGATCGAGGGGACGCTGTCGCGCGTTTCGCAAGACGTGCTGGACAAAATATTTGCCAAAATTGCCCAATACGAGCTGACCATACCCCACTTTGCCAAGACGCCCCTCAGCGAAGAGACGTTGATTCAACGTTATCGCGAGCAGTGGAGCGGTATTGGTTCCTGGTTTCGGGGAGACGGTTCGGGGCGGGGAAGCCAGTTGGAAGATTTGCAGCGGGAGACGACGGAGGCGATCCGGCGAATTGCCCGTTACGCACAGCGCTTAGGGGAACGGCAGCTGAACATGCGCAGCCGTAAAGCAGACTACCTCCATCTAGCGAACTGGTTTGCCCAACTCTCCGATTTGAACGAAGCGCACAGTTTGGCGGCGGCCGTGTTTGGCGCTTCCCAGACCCGGCATCTATGGGTGGAGACAGCGAAAACAACGGAAGACATCCATTCCTCGATCTGGGAGACAAAACCGAGCGACCTGGAGCTCAAGCCGCGCCGCCAGGGATACCGCGAGCGGACGAAGGCGAGCAAGATCGAAGAGAAGAAGCGGGAGAAACAAGTGGTCCTGCAAGCATACCTGGAGCAAAAAGCGGCGGAACAGGCGTTGCTGCGCGACGTTTTTGCCGGTGATCGGGTGGTGCTTGACGAACTGCCTGTGCTTCAGCCTTTTATCCGGCAAACACTGCTTGGCTGGATCAGCAGGGGATTGGCCTCACCGCACAGGGAAGGCAAGACGGAAGATGGACGCCGTTTTAAATTGATCGATCCCGGAGCCGGTGAACGCGTGCAGATCCAGTGTACCGATGGTGTGCTGGAGATGCCCAACTACGTCATCTTCTTCCTCGACAGCGGAAAGGAGAAACAGAAGTGA
- a CDS encoding TIGR02678 family protein, with product MSGLAVYESKYSMRFDELARQAAWQLLERFWIPRSDRTWYQAVREREHALRSFFMEKLGFRLIVHYEFVKLEKFLSVKPAPWMGITSFTERRDYVLFCLLMAFLEGKTLDEQFLLEEITDELKAMYPPTDGINWTNYEHRKSLVRVLQMAKEWHLLLQIDGDDQRFLATADAEVLYEVTPLARYFLRAYPRDLTQFSCIEELLEASEGEDKTLARRHRVYRQLLLTPGVREDELADGDWSYLRNQRNVIARDFDEALGLTLELYGKDAMLTHPGKSQVATLFPDARAVSDVILFFARTVHEAIEQQLLVPEKDGRIVLTEVDFASLVETCKQRYDYGWSKAWREMSVKQLARHLWEELVSWGMARQGELLNLIELLPRLGRIIGHYPRDFDRERKEGETAADESA from the coding sequence GTGAGCGGATTGGCTGTATACGAAAGCAAATACAGTATGAGGTTTGACGAGCTGGCGCGGCAGGCGGCCTGGCAGTTGTTGGAACGCTTCTGGATTCCACGCAGCGACCGAACTTGGTATCAGGCGGTACGAGAGAGGGAGCACGCGCTTCGTTCTTTTTTTATGGAAAAACTGGGATTTCGCCTGATCGTTCACTACGAATTTGTCAAGTTGGAGAAGTTCCTGAGCGTCAAGCCAGCGCCGTGGATGGGGATCACTTCCTTTACGGAACGGCGCGACTATGTCTTGTTTTGTCTCTTGATGGCCTTTCTGGAAGGAAAAACGCTGGACGAGCAGTTTTTGCTGGAGGAGATTACGGACGAACTAAAAGCGATGTATCCGCCGACAGATGGAATCAATTGGACGAACTACGAACACCGCAAGTCATTGGTGCGGGTACTGCAAATGGCGAAAGAGTGGCACCTGCTGCTGCAAATTGACGGTGATGATCAGCGTTTTTTGGCCACAGCAGATGCAGAAGTGCTGTACGAAGTGACACCGCTCGCACGTTATTTCCTGCGCGCGTATCCCCGTGATCTGACCCAGTTTTCCTGCATCGAGGAATTACTTGAGGCGAGTGAAGGGGAGGACAAAACCCTGGCTCGCCGCCACCGGGTATACCGGCAGCTGCTGCTCACGCCCGGAGTGCGGGAAGACGAACTGGCGGATGGAGACTGGTCTTACCTGCGCAATCAGCGAAACGTAATCGCCAGGGATTTTGATGAGGCGCTTGGCCTGACACTGGAGCTCTATGGCAAAGACGCCATGCTGACGCACCCAGGTAAAAGTCAGGTGGCCACTTTGTTTCCTGACGCGCGCGCGGTGAGCGACGTCATCCTGTTTTTCGCTCGGACAGTGCACGAGGCGATTGAGCAGCAGCTGCTTGTACCGGAAAAAGACGGGCGGATTGTGCTGACCGAAGTGGATTTCGCATCCCTGGTGGAGACCTGCAAGCAGCGGTACGACTACGGCTGGAGCAAAGCCTGGCGGGAGATGTCGGTCAAGCAGTTGGCCCGACATTTATGGGAAGAGTTGGTTTCGTGGGGGATGGCCCGGCAAGGAGAGCTGCTCAATCTGATCGAGCTGTTACCCAGGCTTGGCCGAATCATCGGCCATTATCCGCGCGATTTTGATCGAGAGCGCAAGGAAGGAGAGACAGCAGCAGATGAATCAGCATAG